In the Bacillota bacterium genome, GGCCTGAGATCGGCCAGGATCAGTTGCCGCACTGTCTCAGCCGTCAGATGCTCCTCTGGCATGTCCATAGCCTGGACCAGTGCGGCTTCTACGGCCGCGGACGGGAACTCGTGGTTCAGAGCAAGGATAGCGGCAAACTCTCGGTAGCCGTGGTCTTGCCTCTGCAGCCGCCCCCGCGCCTTCTGGCATACTGCCGGCATCTCAGCGACGAACGCTGCATCCAGCAAGGCATGCCGCTTCACCTCCACCACGTTGAGGTAGTGGCGGAAGTCCGTCACCAGGCCACCCCGGCCAGCGAGCGGCTTGTGTGAAGCGACAAGCTGATCCTTGTAGTAGACCTCAATATGGTCACAGTATACGTCGAGCCGCGCCGTCTGACCAACTAGGCTCGCAGGCACCGAGTAGCGATTGCGGTCACAGGTCACCAGTGCCTGCCTGGACACCACGGCCAGCCGCGTCAGGCAGGCCTTGAGCTGGGCAGTGGGCAGCGGGCGCAGTGCAGCCCGCTCGGTCTCCCACCCCAGGTGCTTGGCGCGATCCCGGTCGCACCACGCCAGCAGATGG is a window encoding:
- a CDS encoding IS21 family transposase → MRAYSPGASPQVSPATDCNPSARCIYDRLVEEYGDEFTGVESTVRRVVRFAYAFLHGRVEDFLAGHVRAFEWLGGVPARVRYDNAKVTVREFLAGNRRRETNLLSSLRAHYLFDAEFCNPRKAHKKGAVESLCGYVRRNAMVPMPEVQHVAELNRHLLAWCDRDRAKHLGWETERAALRPLPTAQLKACLTRLAVVSRQALVTCDRNRYSVPASLVGQTARLDVYCDHIEVYYKDQLVASHKPLAGRGGLVTDFRHYLNVVEVKRHALLDAAFVAEMPAVCQKARGRLQRQDHGYREFAAILALNHEFPSAAVEAALVQAMDMPEEHLTAETVRQLILADLRPEPVAVAVPPDIAVKLKAPDLSLYDQLAKVVTNS